In the genome of Ictalurus furcatus strain D&B chromosome 13, Billie_1.0, whole genome shotgun sequence, one region contains:
- the LOC128616497 gene encoding hyaluronan-binding protein 2 isoform X1, translating into MLPLFLLLLSLQSLNQPAAAENEGLLLKVEDGIAKDPTPATNEASDDYYEESPDNEQTNTNSQWLYEFIEETDECDPNPCYNNGVCENDGDGDFKCTCPRPFKGKRCQTFINVCKNVKCGRGECVITDEEPFYACKCIAPFQPPNCRRPSACNPSPCLNGGTCVKGRTRTKFHCKCPENYSGQFCQVGPDDCYEGDGASYRGFVSETVSGHECLPWNSHLIAFSAADNNDDNEVEEEDDGIGEHNYCRNPDGESKPWCFIRFNNTLFWDECNVTHCPEPVLTPTEPTTDEEAEHVTITTPAPENEFTVCGKLWPSRITPRIFGGRKTKPGTHPWQASVQRRPRNSTHPFIHDCGGIVLNSCWILTAAHCIYKTYEMQVVLGGVDLDKHEAADQILAVEKYIVHDNYTEIDDVQYNDIALLKLKAVSEDGLCARETRFVKAACLPPGPFPDGMECSISGYGVTEKDESGSRQLLDTKVLLINQNRCMAPNVLGKVLDDSMLCAGRMQGGVDACQGDSGGPLVCKQNGTQYIYGVVSWGDGCGKKNKPGVYARVTQFLDWIKEKMHST; encoded by the exons ATGCTCCCATTATTTTTGTTACTGCTGAGCCTGCAGAGTCTTAACCagccagcagcagcagaaaaTGAG GGACTTTTATTGAAGGTTGAAGATGGTATAGCTAAAG ATCCAACACCAGCAACTAACGAGGCCTCTGATGACTACTATGAAGAATCTCCTGATAATGAGCAAACTAATACCAACTCACAATGGTTGTATGAATTCATTGAAGAGACAG ATGAGTGTGATCCAAATCCCTGTTACAACAACGGTGTATGTGAGAATGACGGCGATGGTGATTTCAAATGCACTTGCCCTCGGCCTTTTAAGGGCAAAAGGTGTCAAACTT ttataaatgtgtgtaagaATGTCAAATGTGGCCGTGGCGAATGCGTTATTACTGACGAAGAACCCTTTTATGCGTGCAAGTGTATTGCCCCCTTCCAGCCTCCCAACTGCAGGAGAC CCTCAGCCTGTAATCCCAGTCCCTGTCTGAATGGTGGAACGTGTGTTAAGGGTCGTACAAGAACTAAATTCCACTGCAAGTGTCCTGAAAACTACAGTGGACAGTTCTGCCAAGTTG GCCCTGATGATTGTTATGAGGGAGACGGGGCATCATACAGAGGTTTCGTCAGTGAAACGGTATCTGGACATGAGTGTCTGCCTTGGAATTCTCATCTTATAGCATTTTCTGCTgctgataataatgatgataatgaggtTGAAGAGGAGGATGATGGAATTGGAGAGCATAACTATTGCAG GAACCCAGATGGGGAGAGCAAGCCTTGGTGTTTCATCAGATTCAATAACACATTGTTCTGGGATGAATGTAATGTCACACACTGCCCTGAACCAG TTTTAACCCCAACTGAGCCAACAACTGATGAAGAGGCAGAACATGTAACAATCACCACGCCTGCTCCAGAAAATGAGTTCACGGTTTGTGGAAAGCTATGGCCAAGTAGGATTACACCTAGGATCTTTGGTGGGAGGAAAACCAAGCCTGGAACGCATCCCTGGCAGGCCTCAGTGCAGAGGCGCCCCAGAAATAGCACTCATCCTTTCATTCATGACTGCGGGGGAATTGTCCTCAACTCCTGCTGGATCCTCACTGCTGCTCATTGCAT ATACAAAACATATGAGATGCAGGTGGTTCTGGGTGGGGTGGATCTGGACAAGCATGAGGCAGCAGATCAGATTTTGGCAGTTGAAAAATATATCGTGCATGACAACTACACCGAAATTGACGATGTCCAGTATAATGATATAG CCCTGCTCAAACTGAAGGCTGTGTCTGAAGATGGACTTTGTGCCAGAGAAACCAGGTTTGTTAAAGCTGCCTGCCTGCCCCCTGGCCCTTTTCCTGATGGGATGGAATGCTCTATATCAGGCTATGGTGTCACTGAGAAAG ATGAGAGTGGTTCCAGGCAGTTGCTGGACACAAAAGTCCTCCTGATCAACCAGAACCGCTGCATGGCTCCTAATGTTCTTGGTAAAGTGTTGGATGACAGCATGCTCTGTGCTGGACGAATGCAAGGAGGGGTTGATGCCTGCCag GGAGATTCTGGAGGCCCACTGGTCTGTAAGCAGAACGGCACACAATATATCTATGGAGTGGTGAGCTGGGGTGACGGCTGTGGCAAGAAGAATAAACCTGGCGTTTATGCCCGTGTCACTCAATTTCTTGACTGGATCAAAGAAAAGATGCACTCCACGTAA
- the LOC128616497 gene encoding hyaluronan-binding protein 2 isoform X2, whose amino-acid sequence MNSLKRQMSVIQIPVTTTVYVRMTAMVISNALALGLLRAKVINVCKNVKCGRGECVITDEEPFYACKCIAPFQPPNCRRPSACNPSPCLNGGTCVKGRTRTKFHCKCPENYSGQFCQVGPDDCYEGDGASYRGFVSETVSGHECLPWNSHLIAFSAADNNDDNEVEEEDDGIGEHNYCRNPDGESKPWCFIRFNNTLFWDECNVTHCPEPVLTPTEPTTDEEAEHVTITTPAPENEFTVCGKLWPSRITPRIFGGRKTKPGTHPWQASVQRRPRNSTHPFIHDCGGIVLNSCWILTAAHCIYKTYEMQVVLGGVDLDKHEAADQILAVEKYIVHDNYTEIDDVQYNDIALLKLKAVSEDGLCARETRFVKAACLPPGPFPDGMECSISGYGVTEKDESGSRQLLDTKVLLINQNRCMAPNVLGKVLDDSMLCAGRMQGGVDACQGDSGGPLVCKQNGTQYIYGVVSWGDGCGKKNKPGVYARVTQFLDWIKEKMHST is encoded by the exons ATGAATTCATTGAAGAGACAG ATGAGTGTGATCCAAATCCCTGTTACAACAACGGTGTATGTGAGAATGACGGCGATGGTGATTTCAAATGCACTTGCCCTCGGCCTTTTAAGGGCAAAAG ttataaatgtgtgtaagaATGTCAAATGTGGCCGTGGCGAATGCGTTATTACTGACGAAGAACCCTTTTATGCGTGCAAGTGTATTGCCCCCTTCCAGCCTCCCAACTGCAGGAGAC CCTCAGCCTGTAATCCCAGTCCCTGTCTGAATGGTGGAACGTGTGTTAAGGGTCGTACAAGAACTAAATTCCACTGCAAGTGTCCTGAAAACTACAGTGGACAGTTCTGCCAAGTTG GCCCTGATGATTGTTATGAGGGAGACGGGGCATCATACAGAGGTTTCGTCAGTGAAACGGTATCTGGACATGAGTGTCTGCCTTGGAATTCTCATCTTATAGCATTTTCTGCTgctgataataatgatgataatgaggtTGAAGAGGAGGATGATGGAATTGGAGAGCATAACTATTGCAG GAACCCAGATGGGGAGAGCAAGCCTTGGTGTTTCATCAGATTCAATAACACATTGTTCTGGGATGAATGTAATGTCACACACTGCCCTGAACCAG TTTTAACCCCAACTGAGCCAACAACTGATGAAGAGGCAGAACATGTAACAATCACCACGCCTGCTCCAGAAAATGAGTTCACGGTTTGTGGAAAGCTATGGCCAAGTAGGATTACACCTAGGATCTTTGGTGGGAGGAAAACCAAGCCTGGAACGCATCCCTGGCAGGCCTCAGTGCAGAGGCGCCCCAGAAATAGCACTCATCCTTTCATTCATGACTGCGGGGGAATTGTCCTCAACTCCTGCTGGATCCTCACTGCTGCTCATTGCAT ATACAAAACATATGAGATGCAGGTGGTTCTGGGTGGGGTGGATCTGGACAAGCATGAGGCAGCAGATCAGATTTTGGCAGTTGAAAAATATATCGTGCATGACAACTACACCGAAATTGACGATGTCCAGTATAATGATATAG CCCTGCTCAAACTGAAGGCTGTGTCTGAAGATGGACTTTGTGCCAGAGAAACCAGGTTTGTTAAAGCTGCCTGCCTGCCCCCTGGCCCTTTTCCTGATGGGATGGAATGCTCTATATCAGGCTATGGTGTCACTGAGAAAG ATGAGAGTGGTTCCAGGCAGTTGCTGGACACAAAAGTCCTCCTGATCAACCAGAACCGCTGCATGGCTCCTAATGTTCTTGGTAAAGTGTTGGATGACAGCATGCTCTGTGCTGGACGAATGCAAGGAGGGGTTGATGCCTGCCag GGAGATTCTGGAGGCCCACTGGTCTGTAAGCAGAACGGCACACAATATATCTATGGAGTGGTGAGCTGGGGTGACGGCTGTGGCAAGAAGAATAAACCTGGCGTTTATGCCCGTGTCACTCAATTTCTTGACTGGATCAAAGAAAAGATGCACTCCACGTAA